One segment of Rhodopirellula baltica SH 1 DNA contains the following:
- a CDS encoding DUF1592 domain-containing protein yields MKFDCILPGTRWTRVLCLFAGTLALLTTSTIRADQPESEVSAEADFKTVEPTTDDLTAWENSGFLKLEEFCIDCHNADYQEAEVDLTLLSTAEKIRNNSELAMHSISMIRFGAMPPEDSALPTVEERRQLADQLDDLVYRATCDLRPKPGRITARRLNRAEYNNAIRDLFGMDLRPADQFPSDEVGGGFDNNADVLSLSTMLMEKYLKAGETVASTVIIDPATLPSIDKTFADQTLHTIGEAKLASFGEWFIRGDGMVWCEVEVPVEGEYYFDIRGGTNVRRSELNELKEEKSQADAEGEDSESNDSDGKKSDAKESEGKDKERRRDRKRDDEDKEPKESDKVNRCVMVHDEEGRLLEILDFSFQDKSGPTDGESFKATLKPGKHRFFFSPTDTWIDELPKSEDREDPWRIGESISDRVRAMTDEELAKTVLPEGEKIEISRRISDDEFNFKFKTVSIKGPASHNRKDLPATQSQLITRMARERSDHWEDVYKAAKTNLEPLMRRAFRREVSEEEVKRYAMLVEAATDRRESFYVGMQQAITAILCSPSFLFRIELPETDEARELAATGEAVPLSSTQLASRLSFFLWSSIPDKELLQAAKENQLVDESKRQRHVHRMLDDPKSISLGEQFATQWFGLGNLKARDMADFGGNEEGPAITVDDLAAETHALFDHVLKDNLPVTELLTADYTFVNESLADWYGVELPESDQANTFQKVSLADAGRRGILGHAGVLTLTSYPTRNSPVLRGKWILENVLGTPPPEAPPNVPELEETRAASADATLREQLELHRADPGCASCHRVMDALGFGLETMDHLGRLRPPSDPSVADANGELPGGRSFRGAMELSEMLASTETRRFADTTVRRLLSFAIGRELRPADRCFVEAILDDAEDEGFRLRDLVEGVINSPPFLTTSVPAS; encoded by the coding sequence ATGAAATTCGATTGCATCCTGCCGGGAACTCGCTGGACTCGCGTACTCTGTTTGTTCGCGGGAACGCTGGCGTTGTTGACGACCTCAACAATCCGAGCTGACCAACCCGAGTCAGAGGTTTCCGCCGAGGCCGATTTTAAGACGGTCGAGCCCACCACCGATGATTTGACCGCTTGGGAAAACTCCGGTTTTCTGAAGTTGGAAGAGTTCTGCATTGATTGTCACAATGCGGACTACCAAGAAGCCGAAGTTGATTTGACGCTTCTCAGCACCGCCGAAAAAATTCGCAACAACAGCGAGTTGGCGATGCACTCCATCAGCATGATTCGCTTCGGCGCGATGCCACCGGAAGATTCCGCGTTGCCGACGGTCGAAGAACGACGTCAACTTGCCGATCAGCTTGATGATCTGGTTTACCGCGCAACTTGTGATTTGCGTCCCAAACCCGGTCGCATCACCGCGAGACGATTGAATCGCGCCGAATACAACAACGCCATTCGCGATCTCTTCGGAATGGATCTCCGACCCGCCGACCAATTCCCCTCGGACGAAGTTGGTGGTGGCTTTGACAACAACGCCGACGTGTTGTCGTTGTCGACAATGCTGATGGAGAAGTACTTGAAGGCCGGCGAAACGGTTGCGTCGACCGTGATCATTGATCCGGCGACCTTGCCATCGATCGACAAAACTTTCGCTGATCAAACCCTGCACACGATCGGCGAAGCCAAGTTGGCTTCGTTTGGTGAATGGTTCATTCGCGGCGACGGGATGGTTTGGTGCGAAGTCGAAGTTCCAGTCGAAGGCGAGTACTACTTCGATATCCGTGGTGGCACGAATGTTCGTCGATCGGAACTGAACGAGTTGAAAGAGGAAAAGTCTCAAGCTGATGCGGAGGGCGAAGACTCAGAAAGCAATGATTCGGACGGCAAGAAATCCGATGCGAAAGAATCCGAAGGCAAAGACAAAGAAAGAAGAAGAGATCGAAAAAGGGACGACGAAGACAAAGAGCCAAAGGAAAGCGACAAAGTCAATCGTTGTGTGATGGTGCACGACGAAGAGGGACGCTTGCTCGAGATCCTCGATTTCAGCTTTCAAGACAAAAGTGGTCCGACCGACGGTGAATCGTTCAAAGCGACGCTGAAACCTGGCAAGCATCGATTCTTCTTTTCGCCGACGGATACCTGGATCGATGAACTTCCCAAGTCGGAAGATCGCGAGGACCCATGGCGTATCGGTGAATCGATTTCCGATCGCGTTCGAGCGATGACCGATGAGGAACTCGCAAAGACTGTATTGCCTGAGGGCGAGAAGATTGAAATTTCGCGTCGGATTTCTGATGACGAGTTCAACTTCAAATTCAAAACGGTGTCGATCAAAGGTCCCGCATCACACAATCGCAAGGATCTGCCGGCGACTCAGTCGCAATTGATCACCCGAATGGCTCGCGAGCGAAGCGATCATTGGGAAGACGTTTACAAAGCGGCCAAGACCAATTTGGAACCGTTGATGCGACGGGCGTTCCGCCGCGAAGTCAGCGAGGAAGAAGTCAAGCGATACGCGATGCTGGTGGAAGCAGCCACTGACCGACGGGAATCGTTCTACGTGGGGATGCAGCAGGCTATCACCGCGATTTTGTGCTCGCCGAGTTTCTTGTTCCGGATCGAATTGCCCGAAACGGACGAAGCTCGCGAATTAGCGGCCACCGGCGAAGCGGTACCGTTGTCGTCGACTCAGCTTGCCAGCCGCTTGTCGTTTTTCTTGTGGAGCAGCATTCCTGACAAGGAACTGTTGCAGGCCGCGAAAGAGAATCAGTTGGTCGATGAATCGAAGCGTCAACGCCACGTTCATCGCATGCTGGACGATCCAAAATCGATTTCACTCGGCGAACAATTCGCGACCCAGTGGTTCGGTTTGGGCAACCTGAAGGCTCGGGACATGGCGGATTTTGGCGGCAACGAAGAAGGCCCCGCGATCACGGTCGACGACCTGGCCGCTGAAACTCACGCCTTGTTCGACCACGTGCTAAAAGACAATCTGCCCGTGACCGAATTGCTGACCGCTGACTACACGTTCGTCAACGAATCATTGGCGGATTGGTACGGCGTGGAACTTCCCGAATCCGATCAAGCAAACACCTTCCAAAAAGTGTCGCTCGCCGACGCGGGCCGACGCGGAATTTTGGGGCATGCCGGCGTGCTGACGCTGACCAGTTACCCCACTCGAAATTCACCGGTTCTTCGCGGCAAGTGGATTTTGGAAAACGTCCTCGGGACGCCTCCACCAGAAGCCCCACCGAACGTGCCTGAATTGGAAGAGACCCGTGCGGCCTCGGCCGATGCGACTCTTCGCGAGCAATTGGAACTGCATCGTGCCGATCCTGGATGTGCCTCCTGTCACCGTGTGATGGATGCTCTTGGGTTCGGTTTGGAGACGATGGACCACCTCGGTCGCTTGCGGCCGCCCAGCGATCCATCCGTCGCCGACGCCAACGGAGAGCTTCCAGGCGGTCGTTCGTTCCGCGGAGCGATGGAATTGAGTGAAATGTTGGCAAGCACCGAAACGCGGCGTTTTGCTGACACGACCGTCCGTCGATTGTTATCCTTTGCTATCGGCCGCGAATTGCGTCCTGCCGATCGATGTTTTGTAGAAGCCATTTTGGATGACGCTGAAGATGAAGGTTTCCGTTTGCGAGACCTCGTCGAAGGCGTCATCAACAGCCCACCGTTTTTGACCACCAGCGTCCCCGCCTCCTGA
- a CDS encoding DUF1552 domain-containing protein: MKDSMNVPNAPNQPNSIVQIGSSRLSRRTMLRASGLALGLPLLEAMTPAGRSAYASKEALQMTDVSRPVRMACVFFPNGVIQPSWRPKVDGDNWEMGETLKPLEAFKDKLNVISNLAHENGRAGKDGAGDHARGGSTFLTAARPVKTSSNIRLGISLDQVAATALAGQTRLPSIELGLNGSRNAGSCDSGYSCAYSSNISWKNESQPMPKETIPRLAFERMFGSGDAAMERKQRLARKSILDVVRGDAERLMKQVGKTDKRKLDEYFTSVREIETRIEQTEAEDRKSLPDLEVPMGRVTAFREHARLMYDLMVVGFQTDTTRVATFMLDTAGGNRTYPEIGVKEAHHGLSHHRDKTETVEKIQKIDHYLVEQFAYFLERLDSVEESGGTLLDNSMVLYGSGLGDGNRHTHHDLPIVLAGGGGGQIKTGRYLQAAEETPMANLFLSMLDVVGTPAEEIGDSTGRLSLS, translated from the coding sequence ATGAAAGACTCGATGAACGTCCCCAACGCTCCTAATCAGCCCAACTCGATCGTCCAAATTGGTTCGTCCCGTTTGAGTCGTCGCACCATGCTGCGAGCCTCTGGGTTGGCTCTCGGATTGCCGTTGCTCGAGGCGATGACTCCAGCCGGGCGGAGTGCCTACGCTTCCAAGGAAGCTCTGCAGATGACCGACGTTTCCCGTCCGGTCCGCATGGCATGCGTGTTCTTTCCAAACGGAGTCATTCAACCATCGTGGCGTCCAAAGGTGGACGGTGACAACTGGGAGATGGGCGAAACGCTCAAGCCACTCGAAGCTTTCAAAGACAAACTGAACGTCATCTCCAACTTGGCTCATGAAAATGGCCGAGCGGGCAAAGACGGTGCGGGCGATCACGCTCGTGGTGGTTCAACGTTTTTGACAGCGGCACGTCCGGTCAAAACGAGCAGCAACATTCGGTTGGGAATCTCACTCGACCAGGTCGCCGCCACCGCACTCGCCGGTCAAACCCGTTTGCCATCGATCGAACTTGGTTTGAACGGCAGCCGGAACGCCGGCAGTTGCGACTCCGGGTACAGTTGCGCTTACTCGTCGAACATCTCTTGGAAGAACGAATCGCAACCTATGCCAAAGGAAACCATTCCTCGGCTCGCGTTCGAGCGTATGTTCGGTTCCGGCGATGCGGCGATGGAACGCAAACAACGCCTGGCCCGAAAGAGCATTCTTGACGTTGTGCGAGGTGATGCTGAGCGTCTGATGAAACAGGTCGGCAAGACCGACAAACGCAAGCTGGATGAATACTTCACCAGCGTACGCGAAATCGAAACACGGATTGAGCAAACCGAAGCCGAAGATCGCAAATCATTGCCCGATCTCGAGGTGCCAATGGGTCGCGTCACCGCGTTCCGCGAACACGCACGTTTGATGTACGACTTGATGGTCGTTGGATTCCAAACCGATACGACCCGGGTCGCGACGTTCATGCTCGACACCGCGGGCGGCAATCGCACCTATCCTGAAATCGGTGTGAAGGAAGCTCACCACGGGTTGAGTCACCACCGTGACAAAACGGAAACGGTCGAGAAGATTCAAAAGATCGATCATTATCTGGTTGAACAGTTCGCGTACTTCCTCGAGCGACTTGATTCTGTCGAAGAAAGTGGCGGCACGCTGCTGGACAATTCGATGGTGCTGTATGGTAGTGGACTGGGCGACGGTAACCGTCACACGCACCATGATTTGCCAATCGTGCTGGCAGGTGGTGGCGGTGGTCAGATAAAGACCGGACGTTACCTGCAGGCCGCAGAGGAAACACCGATGGCGAACCTGTTCCTCAGCATGCTCGACGTCGTCGGCACGCCCGCGGAAGAAATTGGCGACAGCACCGGCCGCCTGAGCTTGTCTTAA
- a CDS encoding SMP-30/gluconolactonase/LRE family protein, with protein MNPMRRRLLAWVAITSSSILSCNLYADDTESHAANTKPASVVQPGAKLKMIGESYKFTEGPTADNDGNVYFTDQPNDRIVRYDAKSGELADWLSPCGRSNGLFFVAPNQLIACADANNEMWSINLNDKSHMVLVDSVDGRRFGGPNDCWVDTDGTIYFTDPLYKRPYWKHTIPSDNPRGVYRLSPDGKLSQVVDDLVQPNGIIGDSENRQLWIADIGDKKTYRYDIAEDGSLTNRKLFCDMGSDGMALDQERNLYLTGGAGVTVFDEKGNKLETIAVPKGWTANVTFGGEGHRELFITAKEAVYTIPTRVSGLR; from the coding sequence ATGAATCCAATGCGTCGGCGGTTATTGGCATGGGTCGCAATCACCTCGTCCTCCATCCTCAGTTGCAACCTCTACGCGGATGACACTGAGTCTCATGCTGCGAACACCAAGCCCGCTTCTGTTGTTCAACCAGGAGCAAAGCTGAAAATGATCGGTGAATCGTACAAGTTCACCGAAGGACCGACGGCAGACAACGACGGAAACGTCTATTTCACCGATCAACCCAACGATCGGATCGTTCGCTACGACGCGAAATCAGGTGAATTGGCCGATTGGTTGTCGCCTTGCGGACGCAGCAACGGATTGTTCTTTGTCGCCCCTAATCAGTTGATCGCCTGCGCCGACGCCAACAACGAGATGTGGTCGATCAACCTGAACGACAAATCACATATGGTCTTGGTGGACTCCGTGGACGGTCGTCGTTTCGGCGGCCCCAATGATTGCTGGGTCGACACCGATGGAACGATCTACTTCACCGATCCTCTCTACAAACGACCGTATTGGAAGCACACGATCCCGTCCGACAACCCTCGCGGCGTTTATCGACTTTCACCGGACGGCAAGCTGTCTCAAGTCGTTGATGATTTGGTTCAGCCGAACGGCATCATCGGCGACTCGGAAAACCGCCAACTTTGGATCGCTGACATCGGCGACAAGAAGACCTACCGCTACGACATCGCCGAAGACGGATCGCTGACTAACCGCAAACTGTTTTGCGACATGGGAAGTGACGGGATGGCGCTTGATCAAGAACGCAACCTGTACCTGACCGGCGGCGCAGGAGTGACTGTCTTCGATGAGAAAGGCAACAAGCTAGAGACGATTGCCGTCCCCAAAGGCTGGACCGCCAATGTGACGTTCGGTGGCGAAGGACATCGTGAGCTGTTCATCACCGCAAAAGAAGCGGTGTACACGATTCCAACGCGAGTCAGCGGATTGCGTTGA
- a CDS encoding SLC13 family permease — protein sequence MNFDKLSRWMLPIAPLVAVVIAFFANRNGLSVPATMCAGVAIVCALWWIFECLHIAVVGLLPFVALPTLGVVSHREVAEAYGHTMILLLLGGFLLSAAMERSGAHRRIAINMVKLVGGRGGKRLVLGFMLATASLSMWISNSATALMMLPIALAVLSQADDPKLRVPLLLGIAYSASVGGMATPIGTPPNVVFMGEMETKFGVEVPFGTWMMFGLPVTIIMLPIIWWWLTRKIDDVRPVSMPSMDSIARNEVYLLIVFAVTAFLWVFRTSPFGGWTGLLPWDGTMIGDATIALAASLFLFICPSGLNDGERLMDWNTAAKIPWGILIMFGGGMALAIGFDQSGLSVSIGRQLAFLKEAPPWLIVLSICMLVTFLTEITSSTATAMLLLPILAALSLEVGLPPELLMLPGTISCSCAFMLPVATAPNVIVFGAGGIRTDEMARNGLFLNLVAAVVITMVSLTVAGMDWMPRLDIVPPVPESESTDESNASAVIGMGRNHLVLHPQLQPLRG from the coding sequence ATGAACTTCGATAAATTGTCCCGCTGGATGCTACCGATAGCGCCATTGGTTGCTGTCGTGATCGCATTTTTCGCGAATCGCAATGGGCTCTCGGTACCCGCCACAATGTGCGCCGGCGTAGCAATTGTCTGCGCGTTGTGGTGGATCTTTGAATGCCTGCACATCGCCGTCGTGGGACTGTTGCCGTTCGTGGCATTGCCAACGCTGGGAGTCGTCAGTCACCGCGAGGTGGCCGAAGCGTACGGGCACACGATGATCCTGTTGTTGCTGGGTGGATTTTTGCTTTCCGCGGCGATGGAACGCAGCGGTGCTCACCGTCGAATCGCGATCAACATGGTCAAATTGGTAGGCGGTCGAGGCGGGAAACGGCTAGTCTTGGGGTTTATGCTGGCCACCGCGTCGCTTTCCATGTGGATCAGCAACTCCGCCACCGCGTTGATGATGCTGCCGATCGCTCTGGCCGTTCTATCGCAAGCTGACGATCCCAAGCTCAGAGTTCCGCTGCTGTTGGGGATTGCCTATTCGGCCAGCGTCGGCGGCATGGCAACTCCGATCGGTACGCCACCCAACGTTGTTTTCATGGGCGAAATGGAAACGAAGTTCGGCGTCGAGGTTCCCTTTGGCACTTGGATGATGTTCGGTTTGCCAGTCACGATCATCATGCTGCCGATCATCTGGTGGTGGCTGACTCGAAAGATCGATGACGTACGTCCGGTATCGATGCCTTCGATGGATTCGATCGCACGCAACGAAGTCTATTTGTTGATCGTCTTCGCCGTGACCGCGTTCCTTTGGGTTTTCCGAACCAGCCCCTTTGGTGGATGGACGGGGTTGTTGCCCTGGGACGGCACCATGATCGGTGACGCGACGATCGCATTGGCCGCATCGCTTTTTCTATTCATCTGTCCGAGCGGACTGAACGACGGAGAGCGACTGATGGATTGGAACACCGCCGCGAAAATTCCTTGGGGCATTCTGATCATGTTTGGCGGCGGGATGGCGCTCGCGATTGGATTTGATCAGTCAGGTTTGAGCGTCTCGATTGGGCGACAACTCGCGTTTCTGAAGGAAGCACCGCCATGGTTGATCGTCCTGTCGATTTGCATGCTGGTCACCTTTTTGACGGAGATCACCAGCAGCACCGCGACCGCGATGTTGCTGCTTCCCATTTTGGCGGCGTTGTCTTTAGAAGTCGGACTACCGCCCGAATTGTTGATGCTTCCAGGAACGATCAGTTGTTCCTGCGCGTTCATGTTGCCGGTCGCGACGGCTCCCAATGTCATCGTCTTCGGTGCGGGAGGCATCCGCACCGACGAGATGGCTCGCAACGGTTTGTTCCTCAACTTGGTCGCGGCCGTTGTGATTACGATGGTCTCCCTCACCGTCGCGGGCATGGACTGGATGCCGCGATTGGACATTGTTCCTCCGGTCCCTGAAAGTGAATCAACAGATGAATCCAATGCGTCGGCGGTTATTGGCATGGGTCGCAATCACCTCGTCCTCCATCCTCAGTTGCAACCTCTACGCGGATGA
- a CDS encoding RbsD/FucU family protein produces the protein MLLSNLIHPEISAVCAAAGHHSTILIADGNYPALNKRGPNAKLVSLNLSPGLVSCDQVLKALLSAIPVEAAMTMQTEADGPYALDGDPPVWEEYRKSFKEAGSKVELQPLEKWSFYDHVITDDHVLTIQTGDQQRYANLLLTLGVRMDG, from the coding sequence ATGCTTTTGTCCAACTTGATTCACCCCGAGATTTCAGCCGTCTGTGCCGCAGCCGGTCACCACAGCACCATTTTGATTGCCGATGGAAACTACCCCGCGCTAAACAAACGTGGTCCCAACGCAAAGCTGGTGAGCCTGAACCTGAGTCCCGGTTTGGTGTCATGCGACCAAGTCCTGAAAGCACTGCTGTCGGCGATTCCGGTCGAAGCCGCGATGACCATGCAAACTGAAGCCGATGGCCCTTACGCTCTCGATGGCGATCCGCCGGTTTGGGAAGAGTACCGCAAGTCATTCAAAGAAGCCGGCAGCAAAGTCGAATTGCAACCGCTCGAAAAATGGTCTTTCTACGACCACGTGATCACCGATGACCACGTCCTGACGATCCAAACCGGCGACCAACAACGCTATGCCAACCTTCTGCTCACCCTCGGTGTGCGGATGGATGGATGA
- a CDS encoding sugar phosphate isomerase/epimerase family protein: MPFRYAICNETFGDMPVEDALRLAKDAGYTGWEVAPFMLSDDISSYSKSERRTYRDQMTEAEMQCVGLHWLLAKTEGYHLTTRDAITRASTTAYLCDLAELCADLGGKVMVLGSPQQRNRTEGQSIEEAMENAAEVLRGVVPALHSHGVRIALEPLGPAEGDFLNTADEGVRLAEMIDDDHIGLHLDVKAMSSESKPIETVIREHADSMIHFHANDPNLLGPGMGDVPFQPIMKALSDIDYDGWVSVEVFDYSPGAETLARESIANLKNSIG, translated from the coding sequence ATGCCTTTCCGTTACGCAATCTGCAACGAAACGTTCGGTGACATGCCCGTGGAAGATGCCCTTCGCTTGGCAAAGGACGCGGGTTACACGGGCTGGGAAGTGGCCCCATTCATGTTGTCCGACGATATTTCGTCGTACTCGAAATCCGAGCGTCGCACCTATCGCGATCAAATGACCGAAGCAGAAATGCAGTGCGTCGGGCTGCATTGGTTGCTTGCCAAGACCGAGGGCTATCACCTGACGACGCGGGACGCGATCACTCGTGCGAGCACGACTGCCTATCTGTGCGATTTGGCGGAATTGTGTGCCGACTTGGGTGGCAAAGTCATGGTGTTGGGCTCGCCTCAACAACGCAATCGCACCGAAGGCCAATCCATCGAAGAAGCGATGGAAAACGCGGCGGAAGTCCTCCGCGGTGTCGTCCCGGCACTCCATTCCCACGGCGTTCGAATCGCACTGGAACCACTCGGACCGGCGGAAGGCGACTTTCTCAACACCGCGGACGAAGGCGTTCGGCTTGCTGAAATGATTGACGATGACCACATCGGTTTGCATCTGGACGTCAAAGCCATGAGCAGCGAATCCAAGCCAATCGAAACCGTCATTCGCGAACATGCCGATTCGATGATCCACTTCCACGCGAACGATCCCAACCTGCTCGGCCCCGGCATGGGCGATGTGCCGTTTCAGCCCATCATGAAGGCGCTGTCTGACATTGATTATGACGGTTGGGTCAGCGTCGAAGTCTTCGACTATTCGCCGGGTGCGGAAACCCTGGCTCGCGAAAGCATCGCGAATCTGAAGAACAGCATTGGCTAA
- a CDS encoding FKBP-type peptidyl-prolyl cis-trans isomerase has protein sequence MNPPSKFSKASLVLVLAFAILPMGCNPSARSSSPGPEDPDAPTEFTTTDSGLKYRILRKGSGDNPGPESFVTVDYVGWLDSGREFDSSYNRREATKFNLSSVIPAWTEGVQLVSEGGMIELEVPSELGYGVMGSPPEIPPNATLHFKVELHDVR, from the coding sequence ATGAATCCTCCGTCCAAATTCTCCAAGGCTTCTCTGGTTTTGGTGTTGGCTTTCGCAATCTTGCCAATGGGATGCAATCCTTCCGCGCGATCCAGTTCACCAGGACCGGAGGACCCAGACGCTCCGACCGAGTTCACGACAACCGATTCGGGATTGAAGTACCGCATCTTGCGAAAGGGCTCGGGCGACAATCCGGGACCGGAAAGTTTTGTGACGGTGGACTACGTCGGATGGTTGGACAGCGGTCGCGAATTTGACAGCTCCTACAATCGCCGCGAAGCAACCAAGTTCAATCTATCGAGCGTCATCCCGGCTTGGACCGAAGGCGTTCAATTGGTCAGTGAAGGCGGCATGATCGAATTGGAAGTTCCGTCCGAACTTGGTTACGGAGTCATGGGCAGCCCACCGGAAATCCCACCGAATGCGACGTTGCACTTCAAAGTGGAACTGCACGACGTTCGCTAG
- a CDS encoding endonuclease/exonuclease/phosphatase family protein encodes MNLRLAVTVFVTSLALVPIVTRGQDIPPTSVSSTTEKLVEKSTETIRVASFNVSLYGKQAGEVAERLLAGDDSQATDLATVIQTVRPDILLLCEIDHEPDGRTLNAFADGYLAKGNAAIDYPHRWSIPTNTGLLGDLDLDSDGDVELPTDAHGFGQYPGQYAMAVLSRFEIDRDAIRTFQTIRWSTMPGALKPVDPVTGQPYYSDTVWQSLRLSSKNHVDVPVSIPSSTSQPSAGVEPSNHRVLHLLASHPTPPVFDGDEDRNGKRNHDEIRFWDEYISEPEAEWIVDDQGFMGGLKSDSSADAMFVIAGDLNSDPKQGDSLRSGITNLISNPRVRDAMPTSSQHGISTAKFGRNEIRVDYVLPSSNLHVIRSAVVWPDAQTDLGKRVRATDHRMIWIDIERPSPR; translated from the coding sequence ATGAATTTGCGTCTCGCTGTGACGGTTTTTGTCACGTCGCTCGCGTTGGTTCCCATTGTGACCCGCGGCCAAGACATCCCGCCCACCTCCGTCTCATCGACAACCGAAAAACTCGTGGAGAAATCAACCGAAACCATTCGCGTCGCATCTTTCAACGTTTCGCTTTACGGAAAGCAAGCCGGCGAAGTTGCTGAGCGCTTGCTCGCTGGTGATGACTCGCAAGCAACCGATTTGGCGACTGTCATCCAGACAGTGCGACCGGACATCCTGCTGTTGTGTGAAATTGATCACGAGCCCGATGGGCGAACCCTCAATGCGTTTGCGGATGGCTACTTGGCCAAGGGCAACGCTGCAATCGATTACCCTCATCGCTGGTCCATCCCCACCAACACGGGACTCTTAGGAGACCTCGATTTGGACTCTGACGGCGACGTCGAATTGCCAACCGATGCCCACGGTTTTGGCCAGTATCCCGGTCAATATGCGATGGCTGTCCTCAGCCGATTTGAAATTGATCGGGATGCGATTCGAACCTTTCAAACAATCCGCTGGTCAACGATGCCCGGAGCCCTAAAACCGGTCGATCCAGTCACGGGCCAACCCTACTACAGCGACACGGTTTGGCAATCGTTGAGGTTGTCGAGCAAGAACCACGTGGACGTTCCAGTCTCAATCCCCAGTTCGACGAGCCAACCATCCGCGGGCGTTGAACCATCAAATCACCGTGTCTTGCATTTGTTGGCCAGCCATCCGACTCCGCCGGTCTTTGATGGCGATGAAGATCGCAACGGTAAACGCAACCATGACGAGATCCGGTTTTGGGACGAATACATTTCCGAACCGGAAGCTGAATGGATCGTCGACGACCAAGGGTTCATGGGCGGATTGAAGAGCGACTCCTCCGCGGATGCGATGTTCGTGATCGCGGGCGATTTAAATTCGGATCCGAAGCAAGGCGACAGTTTGCGGAGCGGCATCACAAACTTAATCAGCAACCCTCGCGTTCGAGACGCGATGCCGACGAGTTCACAACACGGGATCTCCACGGCGAAGTTTGGCCGCAACGAAATTCGCGTGGACTATGTGCTGCCATCCAGCAACCTCCATGTCATCCGTTCCGCTGTCGTCTGGCCTGACGCACAAACCGACCTGGGAAAACGTGTCCGAGCCACTGACCACCGAATGATTTGGATCGATATCGAGCGACCAAGCCCGCGGTGA
- a CDS encoding PP2C family protein-serine/threonine phosphatase: MNTESSIRAAGRTDVGQRRKDNQDQFLIAELRKSMQIHSTSLALDEECMLFGGRSGELLVVADGMGGHAAGRRASNLAVDHLISQLLNNIHWFLHLDEDHDEAFIESLKALLQQTHTKLLAEAQDATEHRGMGTTLTLAYLVWPRMYVVHAGDSRCYLVRDGKCEQLTTDHTLAKQLVDAGGMKPEDEASSRWSNVLWNVLGGHGHNELIAEVRRVELQKNDTVVLCSDGLTRYIDDATLLSIVQQYGDDVDEMADHLIALANGSGGIDNITVVVSRPDGNGRSVRDGDLPRSVPLVQLDDESDLQPDLSESMSLEELQSFANEDTLPDERSKSE; encoded by the coding sequence GTGAATACAGAATCTTCCATTCGTGCCGCCGGACGAACCGATGTTGGTCAACGTCGAAAAGACAACCAGGATCAGTTCTTGATCGCTGAGTTGCGGAAGTCCATGCAAATTCATTCCACCAGTTTGGCGTTGGATGAAGAATGCATGTTATTTGGCGGTCGAAGTGGTGAGCTCTTGGTGGTCGCCGATGGCATGGGTGGTCACGCGGCGGGGCGGCGAGCAAGCAACTTGGCGGTCGATCATTTAATCTCGCAGTTGCTCAACAACATCCATTGGTTTTTGCATCTGGATGAAGACCACGACGAAGCGTTCATTGAATCATTGAAAGCTTTGTTGCAACAGACTCACACGAAGTTGCTTGCCGAAGCGCAGGATGCGACCGAGCATCGCGGGATGGGAACAACTTTGACACTGGCCTATCTCGTCTGGCCTCGCATGTATGTTGTGCACGCAGGCGACAGTCGTTGCTACTTGGTCCGCGACGGCAAGTGTGAGCAATTGACGACTGATCATACGCTGGCGAAACAGTTGGTGGATGCGGGTGGCATGAAACCGGAAGACGAAGCGAGCAGTCGTTGGTCGAACGTGCTTTGGAACGTGCTCGGTGGTCACGGCCACAATGAATTGATCGCGGAAGTCAGACGAGTTGAGTTGCAAAAGAACGATACGGTGGTGCTGTGCAGTGACGGACTGACTCGATACATCGACGACGCGACGCTGCTGTCCATCGTGCAGCAATACGGAGATGACGTGGATGAGATGGCAGACCACTTGATCGCGTTGGCAAACGGATCCGGTGGGATCGACAACATCACCGTCGTGGTCAGCCGTCCAGACGGAAACGGAAGGTCAGTTCGCGATGGAGATTTGCCGCGTTCAGTGCCGTTGGTTCAGCTGGACGACGAAAGCGATTTGCAACCCGATTTATCGGAATCGATGAGCCTGGAAGAATTGCAATCGTTTGCCAACGAAGACACTTTGCCGGATGAGCGTTCCAAGTCGGAATGA